A window of Amycolatopsis sp. 195334CR genomic DNA:
GGGAACACCAGGTACACCGCGTCGGCGCCGGTCACCGCGGCGTCCCAAGTGGACTCGTCGGCCCAGTCGAAGCGCACCTCGCCGGAGCGGGACGCGGGCCGCACCCGGTGCCCCGCCGCCCGCAGGCCGGAAACCACGTGGCGGCCGGTCTTGCCGGTGCCGCCGAGAACCAAGGTCGTTGTTGTCATGGGACCCAGTCAACCGGCGCCGACGGAGACTGAACATCATCGATCTGCTCGATCGCATGTCCATTCGTCTACGCTGTCGGCATGGATCCTTTCGCCGACCTGGTTCGCGGCGTCCGCGCCGACGGTGCCCTGCTGGGGCACTCGGTGCTCACGCCGCCGTGGTCGGTGCGGTACGTGCACGAGGCCCAGTTGACCCTCTGCGCGGCGCTGGAGGGCTCCGGCTGGCTGGTGCCCGCCGACGGCGAGCCGGTGCGGCTCACCCCCAACGCGATGGCCGTGGTCCGCGGGCCGGAACCGTTCGTGGTCGCCGACGAACCAGGCCGCCTGCCGGTCGCGACCGTGCGGCGGGGTGAACTGTGCACCGTCGCTCCGTCCGGCGAATACCTCGTCGACGCCGCATCTCCCGGCCCGCTGGCCACCGGCGGCGGCGCGACCCTCGTGGTCGGCGCGTACCAGGCGCCCGGCGAGGTGGGCACGCGACTGCTGGACGCGCTTCCCCCGGCGCTGGTGGTTTCGGGGGAGTCCGTGCCGTACGTGGAACTGAAGCTGTTCGCCGATGAGGTGTGCTCGCTCGAACCCGGGCAGCAGGTCGTCCTGGACCGGCTGCTGGACCTTCTGCTGGTGGGCACGCTGCGGGCCTGGTTCTCCCACGAGGACACCGAGCCGCCCGCGTGGTTCTCCGCGCTCGGCGACCCGGTGATCGGGCCGGTGCTGCGGGCCATGCACGCCGAGCCGGGCCGTCCGTGGACCGTGGTCACCCTGGCCAAGGTCGCCGGCGCGTCCCGGGCGGCGTTCGCCCGCCGGTTCACCGCACTGGTCGGCGAGCCACCCCTGGCCTACTTGACCAGTTGGCGGATGACCCTGGCCGCCGATCTGCTGCGCAGGCAGGGAACTTCGGTGGCCTCGGTGGCGAGCCAGGTCGGTTACGCGGACGGCTTCGCCTTCAGCTCGGCGTTCAAGCGAATCCGCGGCGTGAGCCCGAGCGCCTACCGCGCGGGCTGAGCCCCGGCCGGCCGGCTAGCAGAAGAGCCCGTCGCGGCAGCCGGTGATCTGGCCGATGACCGGCAGGACGAGGTCGGGTTTCGGTTTTCCCTCCGCCTGGCCGAAGTTGCGCCACTGGCCGTAGTCCATGGCGTACTTGATCGTGCCGGGGATGTTGAACGCGGCGTTGTCCGCGGCGTTCCAGGCCAGCGAGGTGACGAAGGTGGACACCCGGTAGATGCCACCGCGGACCGGGTCCAGCGGCGGGAGCGTGGGGAACTCCTTGTTCAGCTTGTCCGTCGCCTGGCTCTGGTCGTGCCACGCCTTCTCGACCGAGACGATCGCGTTGGTCACCGGGAAGGACTTGACCTTGAGCGCGTACTTCAGCACGTTCTCGGCCACGTACTCGAACTTCGTCTCGGTGACCTTGCGGGTGACCGCCTTGAGCCAGGACACGAAACCGCTCTCGTCCTTGCAGCTGCCGCCGCCGGAGCCGCCGCCCTTCCCGCCGGAGTCGGACTTCTTGCACTCGAGACCGGTGATGTCGCGGTTGTTGACCGGGTTGTTGGCGGCGTAGGCGTAGCGGTTGAGCCCGATGGTGGCCTCGCCGTCGATGATGCTGTCCGGCGAGAGGAAGCGGCCCAGTTCCGGGTCGTAGTAGCGGGCGTGCAGGAAGAGCAGGCCGGTCGAATCGTGGCGCTGCCCGGCGAACCCGCGGGGTTCGCGGGCCAGCGGGCCGCCGGAGAACAGCACCTCGCCGTAGGGCCGGTACCGCTTGCGGTGCACCTCGGCGCCGGTGGCGTCGGTCAGCGCCTGGACCGAGCCGAGGTGGTCGGTGTGCACCCACAGCCGGGTGGGGCCGTCGGCGCGGGCGACCAGCGTGCCGGCGATCGAGATGTACTTGGTCGCCGCGCCGCCGGGGGTGGTCTCGAAGTCGTCGCCGACGTAGTGGCGGGTCACCGCGCCGTCGACCTGCTGGACGCGTTCCCCGTCGGCGTCGTAGGCGAAGGCCGTGGTGTGCCCGGCCTTGGTGACCGAGGCCAGCCGGTTGTCGCCGTCCCAGGTCATCGTGCGGCCCGCGCCGGTGGTCATCAGGCCCGCCGCGTCGTAGGTGTAGGCGTGCGGGCCCGCGGTGGCCACGGCGTGCGGCCGGGTCCCGTCCGGGGTGTAGCCGCCGAGCCGGGAGTTCGAGGTGGGGTTGCCGATCGCGTCGTAGGTGAGGGTCTGGTCGAGCGCCGGGTTCGCCGCGCTGGTGGCGGTGAGGAGCTGGTCGGCGTCGTCGTAGGTGTAGTTCCACGCCTCGTCCGGCAGCGGGCTGCCGATCGCGGTGATCAGGCCCTTGGCGTTGCGCGTGTACCCGCTGTCCTGCACGGTGGCCGTGCCGCGCACGGTCGAGACGCCGGTGAGCCAGCCGCGCGCCGGGTCGTGCGGGCGGGTGGTCACGGTGCCGTTGGTGTTCTCGATCCGGGTGAGCTTGCCGTCGGCGGTGTAGCGGGCGGCGGTGACGTAGCCGGGGATGGACCGCAGCCGCCCGGCCGCGTCGTACCGCAGCGGGTCCGCCGCGGTGCCCTGCGTGTCGCCGTCCGGGTAGGTCGTCCACAACGGACGGTCACCGGCGTCGAAGCCGTACTGGAACGCGTAGGTGGCGCCGCCGGTGGTGCGGACGGTCCGCACCACGCGCCCGAGCGCGTCGTGGTCGGTGGTCCGGCTGCCCGCCGGGTCCGTGGTGGTGGTGACCTTGCCGGTGTTGAAGAACCCGGCACGGGGCTCGTCGTGGACCCAGGTGGCGGTGCTCGCCTCCGGGGTGCCCGCGCGGCTGGTCTTGCCGGTCCTGCGGTCCAGCGCGTCGTAGGCGAACTCCGTGCGCTGGCCCTTGGCGTCGGTCTGCGCGGTCTGCCGTCCGGCGGGGTCGTACTCGTAGCTCCAGGCACCCGAGTCGGGGTCGGTCATGCGGATCCGGCGGCCGAGGGAATCACTGGTGTAGCTGATGGTGTTGCCGTGCGGATCGGTCGAGCGTTCGAGGTTGCCGCGCGGGTCGTAGGCGTAGACGGCGGTGCCGGCGGCCTCTTCGCGGGCCACCCGCCGGTTCTGCGCGTCGAACCGGTCGGTGTGGGCGTGGCCGAGTTCGTCCGTGCTGGTCACCGACCACAGGCCGTAGCTCCTGGCCTGGTGCGCGCCGTCCGGGAAGGTGGTCCGGGTGAGCCGGTCGAGGGCGTCGTAGCCGTAGGTGGTCGGCTGGGGCGGGTCGCCCCAGTAGTAGGCGGCGGTCTTCGACGCGATCTGGCCACGCGCGGTGTAGCCGGTGTCGGTGTGGATGTCGCCGCTGCCGCCCGGCCCCTTGCCGACGGTCCGCCAGGCGCGCTGGTGCCCGTCCAGGTACCGCTTGGTCCACAGTGGATCGGCGGTGCCGTCCGCCGAGGGCCGTTCGACGAGTTCGTGCTGCGCGGCGGGATCGCCGAGGCCGATCCGCGCGTGCCGTTCGAAGCGGCCGCCGGGCCCGGCCCGCTCCACCAGCCGGCACAGCGGGTCGTAGGCCAGGGTGGTGACCTGGCCGTTGAGGTCGGTGGTCCTCGTCGGGACCCCGCACACCGGGTCCCACTCCTTGGTCGTGGTCTGGTTCAGCGCGTTGGTCTCGGCGAGGGCGAACCGGTGGTAGTCCGGATCGAAGGTGGTCGTCTTGCGTGCGCCGATCGCGGTGGTCTCGGCGGTGACGTTGCCCCAGCTGTCCCGTTCCTTGCCGGTCACCACGAACGAATCGGGGTCGGAGAGCCAGCGGGCCGTCGCGGTGTCGAGCCCGGCGGACGGGGCCTGGTCCCAGTTCGCCGCGCCGTCGTAGTGCGTCCGGGTTTCGGCCAGCCTGGGCCCGGTGGTGCCGGCGCCCTGGTGCAGGGTCACCGAGGCGGGCTTGCCGACGAGGTAGGCCGCCGTGTTGGGCACGAAGGTGGTCACCGTCGTGCGCTCGTCACCGGGGGAGTCGGCGTCGCCGTGGTCGGTCTCGTGCGTGACTTCACCGTAGTTGTTGTACTGCCAGGTTTTGTGCTTGCGCTTGCAGTCCGCGCCGGGGCAGGCCGGTCCGGTGTGGACCTGCTCCCAGGTGGCGGTGCGCAGCGCCGTTCTCGGCAGTGTCGCGGTGGTGGCGTACTCGTGGACCGTCGAGGTGAGCAGCCCGCCGTCGCCGCCGCGGCGTTCGACGCGTTCGGGTTCGAACAACGCGGGCAGGTCCTGGCGGTACTGGGTTTCGGTGGTCGGGCACGCGGTTTCCCCCGCGATGCAGGGCTGGGTCTCCTTCTGCGAGCGGAACCCGAGCGAACGCCGTTCGGCCAGGTCGTAGCGGCCCTCCGCGTAGCTGTAGCCGGTGGTGGCCGTGGCGCCCCGGCCGTCGCCGGTGGTCACCGCGGTGGCCGTCTGCGTGATCGGCGGGTTGCCGGCGTTCGGCCAGGCGGTGGACGGGGTGTAGGCGACCGAGGTGGTCCCGCCCCATTCGTTCGTGCGCGAGGTCAGCACGTCGGGCACGGCGTTGCCGGGACTCCAGACGCGCCTGCCCTTGTTGAGGCTGAACGGGATCGAGTGCAGCTCCACCACCTCGGGGAGCCCGTCGCCGTTGACGTCCGCGTCGAGGAACTCGGTGCCGCAGTGACCCTTGTCGGAGCAGGTGAAGCTGCCCATCGCGGTGTCGGTCGCGCCGGCGGTGAAGCCGCTGCCGGTGGACAGCCAGATCCGGCGGCGCGAGGACAGGCCGTACGGGGAGACCTCGACCAGGTCCACCCGGTCGTCCCCGTTGACGTCGACGGGCAGGTGCTTGGCCGAGCCGGCCGAGGGCATGGCGGTGTCGGTGGCGGTGAGCGTGTAGCCGTAGCCGGTGGAGAGCCAGACCCGGCGGGTGTAGGTGCTCAGGAAGGGGTACAGCTCGATCATGTCGGCCTTGGTGTCGCCGTTGACGTCGGCCACGTAGTACCGGCTGCCCGCGCCGTCCGCCTTCGGTGTGCTCCAGGAGATGCCCGAATCGGTGGCCCCGGCGGTGAACCCGGTACCGGTGGACAGCCAGATGCGGCGCGCGCCCGACGAGCCGAACACGGGGTAGATCTCGACGAGGTCCGACTTGCCGTCGCCGTTGACGTCGGCGGGGTGGAACTGGCGGTCCGCGGTGTAGGGGATGCCCGTCTCGTGCGAGGCCAGCGTGAAGCCGGTGCCGTCGGACAGCCAGGTGGCGCGGCAGTAGTGCACCGGGAAAAGGCCGCAGGAGTACAGCTCCAGCAGATCGGATTTCCCGTCCCCGTTGACGTCCATCGGCAGGAAGCGCGAGTTGTCGCTCTTGGGCCCGTGGGCCGAGCCGGTCGAGGCGAGGGTGAAGCCGGTGCCGTTGGAGGTCCACACCCGCCTGCCCCAGGCGAAGCCGCTGGGGTAGATCTCGACGACGTCGGTCTTGCCGTCGGCGTTGACGTCCCCGGGCAGGAACCGGGCATCGGTGCTCAGCGCCATGCCGCCCTCCTCGGCGGCCTTGGTGAACCCGGTGCCGTCGGAGATCCAGCTGCGGCGCTGGGAGCCGAAGCCGTACGGGTGGATCTCCAGCATGTCGCCGCGGCCGTCGCCGTTGATGTCCATCGGCAGGTAGCGGCTGCTGGTGGACGACGCCATCGCGGAGTCATGGGCACCGGCGGTGAACACCGGATCGCCAGGGCGGTAGGCCGCGGTGGTGGCGGGCATGGCGGTGCCGCCGGTGACGGTGCCCGAGGCGTCGAGCACGGCGTCCCGGCCGTACTGCCGCACGCCGGTGAGCAGCGAGCGGGCGGTGGCGCCGCTGGCGGTGTAGGCGAGCTGGTAGGCGCGCAGGCGTTGCCCGCCGACGCCCACGTCGATGGTCTTGACCCGGTTGGGCACGGAGAGCAGGCCGCCGTTGCCGGTGGCGCTCTGCTCGACGTCGGGCCGCGGCTCGTAGTGGAACTTCACCGTGGTGCCGTTGTAGGTCACCGAGTCGAGCTGGTCCGCGGCCCAGTGGTAGGCGACGGTGTTGCCGGAGGTGTCGCTGACCTCGGTCAGCCCCCAGCGGAAGGTTTCGGCACCGGCGGTGGCGGTCGGGGCGAAGACGCGCTGGACGCCGTCCTTGCCGGTCACCGTCCAGCGGCTGGCGGCACCGGTCCCGGTCAGCGCGATCCGCAGGTACCGCTCGGTCTTGGTCGAGTGCGTGCCACCGGTGGTGCAGCTGGGGCTCGCGCTACCGGCCGCGCACGGCACCAGTTCGACGCCGTCGACGAGGTAACCGTCCGACGCGTCGTACCTCGGCGCGCCCCGGCCGGCCCCCGCCCGCTCGACCCGGCTGACCCCGACCAGGTCCCAGCCCACCCCGAACGCCCCGTTCCCGGCACCCGATTCGTAGGACAGCGACAGGCGCGGCGTGATCTCCCGGAACTCGGGCACGGCGATCTCGATCTCGTCGCTGAAGGAGCCCCGGCCGTCCACACTCCACGACTTGGGTGGCGCCTCGGGGATCTCCGGACCGGTCGGCTTCGGCGTCTCGGCGGCCGCCTGCTGCTTCGGCGGTTTGGGCGGGTCTCCCGCCCGCGGTGCGGCCTCGACCGCCGTGGCGGTGCTGAGCAGGATCAATCCGGCCAACCCCAGCCCGCGCAGCGCGCGGCGACCTCTACCCGCCGTCATCGACCAGCCACCCCAGTACTCGAAGAATCGACGGCGGAGATCGTAAGCAGAACCCCATTCAGCGGAAAAGACCTGGTGAAGGAGTAACGAAAACCCGGTCGATCAGGTCGGCCGAGTGGGCATAGTGGTGCGCGTGGACTGGAAACCGTGGTTGGCGCGCTGGAGCGAAGAGTGGCTCAGCACCGAGAAGGAACCCGATCCGGCGGTGGCGCGCGAGCGCTGGCTCGGCTTCGAACCGGCGAGCGAGGCGGCGGTCGCCTCGCTCGAGCGGCGTTTGCAGCGACGTCTGCCGCCCTCTTACCGGGAGTTCTTGCTGACCACGGACGGCTGGCGCAACGCGGGTGAGTTCGTCTGGCGGCTGCGTGATACCAGCGACGTCGACCTGCTGCGCGTGCTCGAACCGTTCTGGGAAGAGGCGTGGGAATGGGTTGTCGAGGACACCCCGTTGGACAACTGCTTCACCCGCGGGGTGTTGATTTCCCGGGACGCCGACGCGGGCATTCTTTTCCTCGATCCCGGTGACGTCGATGAGAACGGTGAATGGGCCGCCTACAGCCTGTTTTCCTGGCGCGCCGAACCGCCGGTGCGCTTTGCGTCGTTCACCGCGTTGATGGACGAGCTGTACGCCGAGTTCCACCGGATGCGGCAGCCCGCCGGCGAAACCCGTGACCATTGGGACGCCGAGACCGAGCGGGCGCGGCTGCTCGCGCTGGGCGGTCACGTCGACGAAGCCGAAGCGGTACTGGCGAAAGCCGAGAATTCCGGCCGCACGCGGGCCACGGTGTTGCGGGCGCAATTGCTGCTCATGCTCGATCGCCACTACGAAGCGGGCATGCTCATCGGCAGGCTGCTGCGCCCGGGCTCACCGGATTTCCTGCGCGATCCGCTGTTCACCGAGGAATTCCTGCCGTGGCTGCGGTTCCAGGACGCGTTGCCGCACCACAATTCGATCCTGCGGGCCGCGTTGATCGGGGAGCAGCCGGACCTTCGGCGAGCCCTCGCCGAAGACGAGGCGCGCACGGAACCGCCCACCTTTGGTCCTCCGGAGTTCGATGCCCGCGTCCGGCAAGCTCTGAACGGCGACCCGGCCCGGCTGTGGGCGGCCGTGCACGCCGCTCTCCCGCACTGGCGTCCCCGCACCGACGACCACATCGCCCCGATCGGCCTGCTCGCCCATCCGGTGCTGGCCCGGGCGTTCACCGCGGACCAGGGGAGGGCGCTGCTGTCGCGGGCCCGGTCGTGAGACACCGGTAGAGGAGTGCGTTCGCGAGCACAACCAGACGTCCGAGGGCAGCACCCAGGCACCCTCACGATTGATCGCCGCGGGAAGCCGTATCGCCGGCGCGATCCCACATTTCCCCCAGATCTGCCCAAGGCAGCCGGCGCATCGTGGGCCTGGTTCCGCTGGGCCCGCATCGTCGACCAAGGGGGATCCCATGTCCCGTCATCGCAAAGGTCTGCTCGCAGGCGTACTGACCGCCTTGCTGGCGTCCGCAACAGTCTCGGCGCCCACCGCTTCGGCGGCGACGCCGCCCGCCCAGCCGCAAGCCGCGTGCAGTTGGGAGAACCACTGCTACGCGACACTGCGGTGGTCCCACGGGGATGTCTCCGGAGCGGAGGTGGAGCTGGGCACCTACTCGCTCAGCGTCCCCGGGGCCGGACCTGACTTCGAGACCTCGGAGATGTGGGTCGGCTTCGACGGCTCATCCGTCAGCTGGATCGAAGCGGGCGTTCTGCGCAGCGTGGGCGCGGCCTGCAGCGGAACGCACTGGTTCACCGCCGCCAGCTACCCGAACAGCGGCGGGTTCCAGCTCCGCTGCCTGGGCACGGCCACGCTGAACACCAAGGCGATGGTCCGCCTGCAAGAGGGCTCCGGCTCGTGGAGCTTCCACCTCAACGGGTCCAACGTGAGTACCTGGTCCTCGACCCCGGCGACGACCGCGTGGCTGGACGTCGGTCACGAGTACACCCGCGGCGACGTCAAGTCGAGCATGACCGCGGGCAAGATGAAG
This region includes:
- a CDS encoding AraC family transcriptional regulator, which produces MDPFADLVRGVRADGALLGHSVLTPPWSVRYVHEAQLTLCAALEGSGWLVPADGEPVRLTPNAMAVVRGPEPFVVADEPGRLPVATVRRGELCTVAPSGEYLVDAASPGPLATGGGATLVVGAYQAPGEVGTRLLDALPPALVVSGESVPYVELKLFADEVCSLEPGQQVVLDRLLDLLLVGTLRAWFSHEDTEPPAWFSALGDPVIGPVLRAMHAEPGRPWTVVTLAKVAGASRAAFARRFTALVGEPPLAYLTSWRMTLAADLLRRQGTSVASVASQVGYADGFAFSSAFKRIRGVSPSAYRAG
- a CDS encoding RHS repeat-associated core domain-containing protein encodes the protein MTAGRGRRALRGLGLAGLILLSTATAVEAAPRAGDPPKPPKQQAAAETPKPTGPEIPEAPPKSWSVDGRGSFSDEIEIAVPEFREITPRLSLSYESGAGNGAFGVGWDLVGVSRVERAGAGRGAPRYDASDGYLVDGVELVPCAAGSASPSCTTGGTHSTKTERYLRIALTGTGAASRWTVTGKDGVQRVFAPTATAGAETFRWGLTEVSDTSGNTVAYHWAADQLDSVTYNGTTVKFHYEPRPDVEQSATGNGGLLSVPNRVKTIDVGVGGQRLRAYQLAYTASGATARSLLTGVRQYGRDAVLDASGTVTGGTAMPATTAAYRPGDPVFTAGAHDSAMASSTSSRYLPMDINGDGRGDMLEIHPYGFGSQRRSWISDGTGFTKAAEEGGMALSTDARFLPGDVNADGKTDVVEIYPSGFAWGRRVWTSNGTGFTLASTGSAHGPKSDNSRFLPMDVNGDGKSDLLELYSCGLFPVHYCRATWLSDGTGFTLASHETGIPYTADRQFHPADVNGDGKSDLVEIYPVFGSSGARRIWLSTGTGFTAGATDSGISWSTPKADGAGSRYYVADVNGDTKADMIELYPFLSTYTRRVWLSTGYGYTLTATDTAMPSAGSAKHLPVDVNGDDRVDLVEVSPYGLSSRRRIWLSTGSGFTAGATDTAMGSFTCSDKGHCGTEFLDADVNGDGLPEVVELHSIPFSLNKGRRVWSPGNAVPDVLTSRTNEWGGTTSVAYTPSTAWPNAGNPPITQTATAVTTGDGRGATATTGYSYAEGRYDLAERRSLGFRSQKETQPCIAGETACPTTETQYRQDLPALFEPERVERRGGDGGLLTSTVHEYATTATLPRTALRTATWEQVHTGPACPGADCKRKHKTWQYNNYGEVTHETDHGDADSPGDERTTVTTFVPNTAAYLVGKPASVTLHQGAGTTGPRLAETRTHYDGAANWDQAPSAGLDTATARWLSDPDSFVVTGKERDSWGNVTAETTAIGARKTTTFDPDYHRFALAETNALNQTTTKEWDPVCGVPTRTTDLNGQVTTLAYDPLCRLVERAGPGGRFERHARIGLGDPAAQHELVERPSADGTADPLWTKRYLDGHQRAWRTVGKGPGGSGDIHTDTGYTARGQIASKTAAYYWGDPPQPTTYGYDALDRLTRTTFPDGAHQARSYGLWSVTSTDELGHAHTDRFDAQNRRVAREEAAGTAVYAYDPRGNLERSTDPHGNTISYTSDSLGRRIRMTDPDSGAWSYEYDPAGRQTAQTDAKGQRTEFAYDALDRRTGKTSRAGTPEASTATWVHDEPRAGFFNTGKVTTTTDPAGSRTTDHDALGRVVRTVRTTGGATYAFQYGFDAGDRPLWTTYPDGDTQGTAADPLRYDAAGRLRSIPGYVTAARYTADGKLTRIENTNGTVTTRPHDPARGWLTGVSTVRGTATVQDSGYTRNAKGLITAIGSPLPDEAWNYTYDDADQLLTATSAANPALDQTLTYDAIGNPTSNSRLGGYTPDGTRPHAVATAGPHAYTYDAAGLMTTGAGRTMTWDGDNRLASVTKAGHTTAFAYDADGERVQQVDGAVTRHYVGDDFETTPGGAATKYISIAGTLVARADGPTRLWVHTDHLGSVQALTDATGAEVHRKRYRPYGEVLFSGGPLAREPRGFAGQRHDSTGLLFLHARYYDPELGRFLSPDSIIDGEATIGLNRYAYAANNPVNNRDITGLECKKSDSGGKGGGSGGGSCKDESGFVSWLKAVTRKVTETKFEYVAENVLKYALKVKSFPVTNAIVSVEKAWHDQSQATDKLNKEFPTLPPLDPVRGGIYRVSTFVTSLAWNAADNAAFNIPGTIKYAMDYGQWRNFGQAEGKPKPDLVLPVIGQITGCRDGLFC
- a CDS encoding SMI1/KNR4 family protein; protein product: MDWKPWLARWSEEWLSTEKEPDPAVARERWLGFEPASEAAVASLERRLQRRLPPSYREFLLTTDGWRNAGEFVWRLRDTSDVDLLRVLEPFWEEAWEWVVEDTPLDNCFTRGVLISRDADAGILFLDPGDVDENGEWAAYSLFSWRAEPPVRFASFTALMDELYAEFHRMRQPAGETRDHWDAETERARLLALGGHVDEAEAVLAKAENSGRTRATVLRAQLLLMLDRHYEAGMLIGRLLRPGSPDFLRDPLFTEEFLPWLRFQDALPHHNSILRAALIGEQPDLRRALAEDEARTEPPTFGPPEFDARVRQALNGDPARLWAAVHAALPHWRPRTDDHIAPIGLLAHPVLARAFTADQGRALLSRARS